The following are from one region of the Halogeometricum sp. S3BR5-2 genome:
- a CDS encoding acetate uptake transporter, with the protein MPRDTKLANPAPLGLIGFALTTFVIGLIESGWLTSESAIHTLIPLAMAYGGTIQLFAGLLAFRTGNTFETTGFCTYGAYWWWWGLTELFAANGVLDPSATANGVVLVGFGVITTYLWFSTFNLNWALWFVFLTLALTFYFVGFGTWLGLSWGNVVGGYLAMVTSLAAAYTSFAEVTNWTFADSKVPLGGTPFGESSSSNASTSD; encoded by the coding sequence ATGCCGCGGGACACGAAACTCGCGAACCCGGCGCCCCTCGGCCTCATCGGCTTCGCGCTCACGACGTTCGTCATCGGACTCATCGAGTCCGGGTGGCTGACCTCCGAGAGCGCCATCCACACGCTCATCCCCCTCGCGATGGCGTACGGGGGGACCATCCAACTGTTCGCCGGACTGCTCGCGTTCCGGACGGGCAACACCTTCGAGACGACCGGATTCTGTACGTACGGCGCGTACTGGTGGTGGTGGGGTCTCACCGAACTGTTCGCGGCCAACGGCGTCCTCGACCCGAGCGCCACCGCTAACGGCGTCGTGCTGGTCGGGTTCGGCGTCATCACCACCTACCTCTGGTTCAGCACGTTCAACCTGAACTGGGCCCTCTGGTTCGTGTTCCTGACGCTGGCCCTGACGTTCTACTTCGTCGGGTTCGGCACGTGGCTCGGCCTCTCGTGGGGCAACGTCGTCGGCGGCTACCTCGCGATGGTGACGTCGCTGGCGGCGGCGTACACGAGTTTCGCCGAGGTGACGAACTGGACGTTCGCCGACTCGAAGGTGCCCCTCGGCGGGACGCCGTTCGGCGAGTCGTCCTCCTCGAACGCGTCGACGAGCGACTGA
- a CDS encoding methylmalonyl-CoA mutase family protein, with product MYDEDELAAIREAREEWESETRDPARERSGERKDRFATVSNLGVEDLYTPADVADIDFDSDLGFPGEFPYTRGPYPTMYRGRTWTMRQFAGFGTAEETNERFHFLVENGQTGLSTAFDMPSLMGKDSDDPLSDGEVGKEGVAVDTLRDMEILFDGIDVGEVSTSFTINPSAPVIYAMYVALADQQGVPREELRGTLQNDMLKEFIAQKEWVIPPGPSLGLVTDTVEFAAAETPKFHPISVSGYHIREAGSTAVQELAFTLTDGFAYVEDALERGMDVDEVAPLLSFFFNSHNSIFEEVAKFRAARRMYARVMEEWYDAEAEESKRLKFHTQTAGQSLTAQQPLNNVVRVTIQALAGVLGGTQSLHTNSFDEALALPGEEAVRVALRTQQIIAEESGAADVIDPLGGSFFVESLTDEVEEEAMAYVEEIREMGEGSVRDGVLAGIEQGYFHREIQEASYEYQERVEDGEEVVVGVNKYASEEDSRPDILTVDEDTQERQLARLAEVKAERDDDAVAAALDDVRAAVEAGENVMPSLVAAVKAYATMGEIMDVFEAEHGSYRETVGVV from the coding sequence ATGTACGACGAGGACGAACTCGCGGCGATACGCGAGGCCCGCGAGGAGTGGGAGTCGGAGACCCGCGACCCGGCGCGAGAGCGGTCCGGGGAACGGAAAGACCGGTTCGCCACCGTCTCGAACCTCGGCGTCGAGGACCTCTACACGCCGGCGGACGTCGCCGACATCGACTTCGACTCGGACCTCGGATTCCCCGGCGAGTTCCCCTACACCCGCGGCCCGTACCCGACGATGTACCGCGGGCGGACGTGGACGATGCGGCAGTTCGCCGGCTTCGGAACCGCCGAAGAGACGAACGAGCGCTTCCACTTCCTCGTCGAGAACGGCCAGACCGGCCTCTCGACGGCGTTCGACATGCCGTCGCTGATGGGGAAAGACTCCGACGACCCCCTCTCGGACGGCGAGGTGGGAAAGGAGGGCGTCGCCGTCGACACCCTCCGCGACATGGAGATACTGTTCGACGGAATCGACGTCGGCGAGGTGTCAACCTCCTTCACCATCAACCCCTCCGCGCCCGTGATATACGCGATGTACGTCGCCCTCGCCGACCAGCAGGGCGTCCCGCGCGAGGAGTTGCGCGGCACCCTCCAGAACGACATGCTCAAGGAGTTCATCGCGCAGAAGGAGTGGGTCATCCCGCCCGGCCCCTCGCTCGGACTCGTGACCGACACCGTCGAGTTCGCCGCCGCGGAGACGCCGAAGTTCCACCCCATCTCGGTGTCGGGCTACCACATCCGGGAGGCCGGGTCGACAGCCGTCCAGGAACTCGCGTTCACCCTCACGGACGGGTTCGCCTACGTCGAGGACGCCCTCGAACGCGGGATGGACGTCGACGAGGTGGCGCCGCTCCTCTCCTTTTTCTTCAACTCGCACAACTCCATCTTCGAGGAGGTGGCGAAGTTCCGCGCCGCGAGGCGGATGTACGCGCGCGTGATGGAGGAGTGGTACGACGCCGAGGCGGAGGAGTCCAAGCGGCTGAAGTTCCACACGCAGACGGCGGGGCAGTCGCTCACGGCCCAGCAGCCGCTGAACAACGTCGTCCGCGTGACGATTCAGGCGCTGGCGGGCGTGCTCGGGGGAACCCAGAGCCTCCACACGAACAGCTTCGACGAGGCGCTCGCCCTGCCCGGCGAGGAGGCCGTCAGAGTGGCCCTCCGCACCCAGCAGATAATCGCCGAGGAGTCCGGCGCGGCGGACGTCATCGACCCCCTCGGCGGAAGCTTCTTCGTGGAGTCGCTCACCGACGAGGTGGAAGAGGAGGCGATGGCGTACGTCGAGGAGATACGCGAGATGGGTGAGGGTTCGGTCCGCGACGGCGTCCTCGCGGGCATCGAGCAGGGTTACTTCCACCGCGAGATTCAGGAGGCGTCCTACGAGTACCAAGAGCGCGTCGAGGACGGCGAGGAAGTCGTCGTCGGCGTCAACAAGTACGCCTCCGAGGAGGACTCCCGGCCGGACATCCTCACCGTCGACGAGGACACCCAAGAGCGGCAGTTGGCGCGCCTCGCCGAGGTGAAAGCGGAGCGAGACGACGACGCCGTCGCGGCGGCGCTGGACGACGTGCGCGCGGCCGTCGAGGCGGGCGAGAACGTCATGCCGTCGCTCGTCGCGGCGGTGAAGGCGTACGCGACGATGGGCGAGATAATGGACGTCTTCGAGGCGGAACACGGGAGCTACCGGGAGACGGTCGGCGTGGTCTGA
- a CDS encoding FAD-dependent oxidoreductase produces MDATVAVTEVREVGPNTVAIEFETPDGFEADPGQFVKLSGTVDGEEYDRFYTLSSPGVKDTFEVTVGVDPEEAGPFSLHLMDLEAGDELGVSGPFGRSYYAGEPRVVVLAGGPGVGPAVGIGEAAVADGNEVAIVYQMDAPAHEDRLDALREAGASVTVTGGDIGPAVAEAMTNAEDEHVFVYGFADFVEAAESAIVATGGDPDAASVENFG; encoded by the coding sequence ATGGACGCCACAGTCGCCGTCACCGAGGTCCGCGAGGTCGGACCGAACACCGTCGCCATCGAGTTCGAGACCCCGGACGGGTTCGAGGCCGACCCCGGCCAGTTCGTGAAGCTCTCCGGGACCGTCGACGGCGAGGAGTACGACCGCTTCTACACGCTATCGTCGCCGGGCGTGAAAGACACGTTCGAGGTCACCGTCGGCGTCGACCCCGAGGAGGCCGGCCCGTTCTCTCTGCATCTCATGGACCTCGAAGCGGGCGACGAACTCGGCGTCTCCGGTCCCTTCGGCCGGAGCTACTACGCCGGAGAGCCCCGCGTCGTCGTCCTCGCCGGCGGCCCCGGCGTCGGCCCCGCCGTCGGCATCGGCGAGGCGGCCGTCGCGGACGGCAACGAGGTCGCCATCGTCTACCAGATGGACGCGCCCGCCCACGAGGACCGACTGGACGCCCTCCGCGAGGCCGGCGCGTCCGTGACCGTCACCGGCGGGGACATCGGACCGGCCGTCGCCGAGGCGATGACCAACGCCGAGGACGAACACGTCTTCGTCTACGGCTTCGCGGACTTCGTCGAGGCGGCGGAGTCGGCCATCGTGGCGACCGGCGGCGACCCCGACGCGGCGAGCGTCGAGAACTTCGGCTGA
- a CDS encoding 2-oxoacid:acceptor oxidoreductase subunit alpha — protein sequence MPADFNWAIGGEAGDGIDSTGKIFAQALSRAGRHVFTSKDFASRIRGGYTAYKVRTAVDPVQSVVDRLDVLIALTPRTIEENLDELHEGSVIIYDGERTTMEDVEIPEGMIGLEVPLKRLAEEAGGAIMRNVVALGAACEVADFPIENLDSALEKRFGSKGQQLVDNNKEAARKGQDYVDEEYDHEFDYDLETTDEDYVLLNGDEAIGMGAIAAGCKFYAGYPITPATDVMEYLTGRIENFGGHVVQAEDELSAINLALGAARAGARSMTATSGPGIDLMTETFGLVATSETPLVICDVMRSGPSTGMPTKQEQGDLNMLLYGGHGEVPRFVLAPTTISECFWKTVEAFNLAEKYQTPVYLTADLSLAVTEQTFSPEEFDMDEVEIDRGKVVDDDTIEEWQNEKGQFQPHAITDDGVSPRAFPGTGEGAHMTTGLEHDELGRRTEDTDLRIEQVDKRNRKVETAKEQEDWSPREFGDADSDNLVVSWGSNEGAMVEAIALLEEEDVDVRFLSIPYMFPRFDLTEAFEDAEEVVVVECNATGQFADVIEHDTLTRVKRVNKYNGVRFKADELAEDIKQTLEA from the coding sequence ATGCCTGCGGACTTCAACTGGGCCATCGGCGGGGAAGCCGGCGATGGCATCGATTCGACGGGGAAGATCTTTGCCCAGGCACTCTCTCGGGCTGGACGACACGTCTTCACCTCGAAGGACTTCGCGTCTCGTATCCGCGGCGGGTACACGGCGTACAAAGTCCGGACGGCGGTGGACCCGGTGCAGAGCGTCGTCGACAGACTCGACGTGCTCATCGCGCTGACCCCCCGCACCATCGAGGAGAACCTCGACGAACTCCACGAGGGTTCCGTCATCATCTACGACGGTGAGCGGACCACGATGGAGGACGTCGAGATTCCCGAGGGGATGATTGGGCTGGAGGTCCCCCTCAAGCGACTCGCCGAGGAGGCCGGTGGGGCGATTATGCGCAACGTCGTCGCGCTCGGCGCGGCGTGCGAAGTCGCCGACTTCCCCATCGAGAACCTCGACAGCGCACTGGAGAAACGCTTCGGGTCGAAAGGACAGCAACTCGTCGACAACAACAAGGAGGCCGCCCGAAAGGGTCAGGACTACGTCGACGAGGAGTACGACCACGAGTTCGACTACGACCTCGAGACGACAGACGAGGACTACGTCCTCCTGAACGGCGACGAGGCCATCGGGATGGGCGCCATCGCCGCCGGCTGTAAGTTCTACGCCGGCTACCCCATCACGCCCGCGACGGACGTGATGGAGTACCTCACGGGCCGCATCGAGAACTTCGGCGGCCACGTCGTCCAAGCGGAGGACGAACTGTCGGCCATCAACCTCGCCCTCGGCGCCGCGCGCGCCGGCGCGCGGTCGATGACGGCCACCTCCGGGCCGGGCATCGACCTGATGACCGAGACGTTCGGGCTGGTCGCCACCTCGGAGACTCCCCTCGTCATCTGCGACGTGATGCGCTCGGGCCCCTCCACCGGGATGCCGACGAAGCAGGAGCAGGGCGACCTGAACATGCTGCTCTACGGCGGTCACGGCGAGGTGCCGCGGTTCGTCCTCGCGCCGACCACCATCTCCGAGTGCTTCTGGAAGACCGTCGAGGCGTTCAACCTCGCCGAGAAGTACCAGACGCCCGTCTACCTCACCGCCGACCTCTCGCTGGCGGTCACGGAGCAGACGTTCTCCCCCGAGGAGTTCGACATGGACGAGGTCGAAATCGACCGCGGGAAGGTCGTCGACGACGACACCATCGAGGAGTGGCAGAACGAGAAGGGGCAGTTCCAACCCCACGCCATCACCGACGACGGCGTCTCCCCGCGCGCGTTCCCCGGCACCGGCGAGGGTGCGCACATGACCACCGGTCTCGAACACGACGAACTCGGACGCCGGACCGAGGACACGGACCTGCGCATCGAACAGGTCGACAAGCGTAACCGCAAGGTCGAGACCGCAAAGGAGCAGGAGGACTGGAGTCCGCGCGAGTTCGGCGACGCCGACTCCGACAACCTCGTCGTCTCGTGGGGTTCGAACGAGGGCGCGATGGTCGAAGCCATCGCCCTCCTCGAGGAGGAAGACGTCGACGTGCGCTTCCTCTCCATCCCGTACATGTTCCCGCGCTTCGACCTGACCGAGGCGTTCGAGGACGCCGAGGAAGTCGTCGTCGTCGAGTGTAACGCCACGGGACAGTTCGCCGACGTCATCGAGCACGACACACTTACACGCGTCAAGCGTGTGAACAAATACAACGGTGTCCGGTTCAAGGCGGACGAACTCGCCGAGGACATCAAACAGACGCTGGAGGCCTGA
- a CDS encoding 2-oxoacid:ferredoxin oxidoreductase subunit beta — protein MSSEIRFTDFKSDKQPTWCPGCGDFGTMNGMMKALANTGNDPDNTFVVAGIGCSGKIGTYMHSYALHGVHGRALPVGAGVKLANPDLEVMVAGGDGDGYSIGAGHFVHAVRRNVDMTYVVMDNRIYGLTKGQASPTSREDFETSTTPEGPQQPPVNPMALALASGATFIAQSFSTDAQRHAEIVQKAIEHDGFGFVNVFSPCVTFNDVDTYDYFRDSLVDLAEEDHDPTDYDAAKDAILDADKEFQGVVWQNEESVPYGEKHGVTEDMSQVDEGAPEGAMDLVREFY, from the coding sequence ATGAGCTCCGAAATTCGATTCACGGACTTCAAGTCCGACAAGCAACCGACGTGGTGTCCGGGATGCGGCGACTTCGGCACCATGAACGGCATGATGAAAGCCCTCGCGAACACCGGCAACGACCCCGACAACACGTTCGTCGTCGCCGGTATCGGCTGTTCCGGTAAGATCGGGACGTACATGCACTCGTACGCCCTCCACGGCGTCCACGGGCGCGCCCTGCCCGTCGGCGCGGGCGTCAAACTCGCCAACCCCGACCTCGAGGTGATGGTCGCGGGCGGCGACGGCGACGGCTACTCCATCGGCGCGGGCCACTTCGTCCACGCCGTCCGGCGGAACGTCGACATGACGTACGTCGTGATGGACAACCGCATCTACGGGCTGACGAAGGGGCAGGCCTCGCCCACCTCGCGCGAGGACTTCGAGACGTCCACGACGCCCGAGGGGCCGCAGCAACCCCCCGTCAACCCGATGGCCCTCGCTCTCGCGTCGGGTGCGACGTTCATCGCCCAGTCGTTCTCCACGGACGCGCAGCGACACGCCGAAATCGTCCAGAAGGCCATCGAGCACGACGGCTTCGGCTTCGTGAACGTGTTCAGCCCGTGCGTGACGTTCAACGACGTGGACACGTACGACTACTTCCGCGACTCGCTCGTGGACCTCGCCGAGGAGGACCACGACCCGACCGACTACGACGCCGCCAAGGACGCCATCCTCGACGCCGACAAGGAGTTCCAGGGCGTCGTCTGGCAGAACGAGGAGTCGGTGCCGTACGGCGAGAAGCACGGCGTCACCGAGGATATGTCGCAGGTCGACGAGGGCGCGCCGGAGGGCGCGATGGACCTCGTCCGCGAGTTCTACTGA
- a CDS encoding DUF7344 domain-containing protein, giving the protein MERDVMYGLLGHPFRRALVAADALRAPISLSRMADAVTDALASIPEPATPDAPRATPNLELHLHHTHLPKLDAAGVLAYDAAERTVVDVDEAAVARLSGMSETLAAECADALASD; this is encoded by the coding sequence ATGGAACGAGACGTGATGTACGGGCTCTTGGGACACCCGTTCAGACGCGCTCTCGTCGCCGCCGACGCCCTCCGCGCGCCGATTTCCCTGTCGCGAATGGCCGACGCGGTGACGGACGCCCTCGCGTCGATCCCCGAACCGGCGACACCCGACGCTCCGCGGGCGACGCCGAACCTCGAACTTCACCTGCACCACACGCACCTCCCGAAACTCGACGCCGCCGGCGTCCTCGCGTACGACGCGGCCGAACGGACCGTCGTCGACGTGGACGAGGCGGCGGTCGCACGACTCTCCGGAATGTCCGAGACGCTCGCCGCAGAGTGCGCCGACGCGTTGGCGAGCGACTAA
- a CDS encoding DUF6517 family protein → MSRRTVPLLAVVLVVALAGCLGTLASADAGAASVPTAAYEREGYVAGNETSVPLRFPLGVAGVGGEVAVTSHVAGYSRTAEENETAALLLLTTPNARVGGVSVNPLRGATDPTLVRTGLEFVGRARTAGNVENVTDLRELGSEEVELLGEATALTTYAGVVDTEAGSADVRVHVAVVEYEEDVVLALSVHPASMDERAAVGRMLAAAEHRATR, encoded by the coding sequence ATGTCTCGTCGAACGGTACCGCTTCTCGCCGTCGTCCTCGTCGTCGCCCTCGCGGGGTGTCTCGGAACGCTCGCCAGCGCCGACGCCGGCGCGGCGTCGGTTCCGACGGCCGCGTACGAACGCGAGGGTTACGTCGCGGGCAACGAGACGAGCGTCCCCCTCCGCTTTCCCCTCGGCGTCGCGGGCGTCGGCGGCGAGGTGGCCGTGACGAGCCACGTCGCCGGGTACTCCCGGACGGCCGAAGAGAACGAGACGGCGGCGCTCCTCCTGCTCACGACGCCGAACGCTCGCGTCGGCGGCGTCTCGGTCAACCCCCTCCGCGGCGCGACGGACCCGACGCTCGTCCGCACCGGGTTGGAGTTCGTCGGCAGGGCTCGGACGGCGGGAAACGTCGAGAACGTCACCGACCTCCGCGAACTCGGTTCCGAGGAGGTCGAACTGCTCGGCGAGGCGACGGCGCTGACGACGTACGCCGGCGTCGTCGACACCGAGGCGGGTTCGGCGGACGTCCGCGTTCACGTCGCCGTCGTCGAGTACGAGGAGGACGTGGTCCTGGCCCTCTCCGTTCACCCGGCGTCGATGGACGAACGCGCCGCCGTCGGACGGATGCTCGCCGCGGCCGAACACCGGGCGACGCGGTAG
- a CDS encoding geranylgeranyl reductase family protein: protein MPAEAYDMVVVGGGTAGAFAAATAASEGLDVVLLERKSEEEAGHIACGDAIKGTSTFPDVIDLDYLKEESFTNQNLTRAVFENPGGDDLDVPFRAPGAVLDRKRYGEIILEEAERLGTEMHYDTVVQDVTQNDDGRVTGVRAKRKGDVVEYEAEVTIDGAGALSILQDKADFSQSRFDTNVSYSQFCSAYREVIDVPDPVDYDDAIVFKPTEELGYLWYFPRTATEINVGLGFQMTEDPMTLVDTLKRDIRSRPELKRGTVVDKLGAALPTRRPYDSAVADGFIAAGDSAGHVNPTTGGGIPGAAKSAHWAAKHAVRAISEGDVSESNLWEYNRDVMTDFGKRFAAVDLYNIWGTSHDVDELVEMVSSVPGQQLMDSLSSGSSDMSLGLKLETLVKTFGHWDSLYELYRVRKRAAEITRQYNAYPSSPRGFDAWQEARDRVMDDLYDLIDADPKY, encoded by the coding sequence ATGCCAGCGGAAGCCTACGACATGGTCGTCGTCGGGGGAGGGACGGCGGGTGCCTTCGCCGCGGCCACGGCGGCGTCGGAGGGACTCGACGTCGTCCTCCTCGAACGGAAGTCCGAGGAGGAGGCGGGCCACATCGCCTGTGGTGACGCCATCAAGGGCACGAGCACCTTTCCCGACGTCATCGACCTCGACTACCTGAAAGAGGAGTCGTTCACGAACCAGAACCTCACCCGCGCGGTGTTCGAGAACCCGGGCGGCGACGACCTGGACGTCCCGTTCCGCGCCCCCGGCGCCGTCCTCGACCGGAAGCGCTACGGCGAGATAATCCTCGAAGAGGCCGAACGCCTCGGCACCGAGATGCACTACGACACCGTGGTGCAGGACGTGACGCAGAACGACGACGGCCGGGTGACGGGCGTCCGCGCCAAGCGGAAGGGCGACGTCGTCGAGTACGAGGCCGAGGTGACCATCGACGGTGCGGGCGCGCTCTCCATCCTGCAGGACAAAGCCGACTTCTCCCAGAGCCGATTCGACACGAACGTCTCCTACTCGCAGTTCTGCTCTGCCTACCGCGAGGTCATCGACGTCCCCGACCCGGTCGACTACGACGACGCCATCGTGTTCAAACCGACCGAGGAACTCGGCTACCTCTGGTACTTCCCCCGGACCGCCACGGAGATAAACGTCGGTCTCGGCTTCCAGATGACCGAGGACCCGATGACGCTCGTCGACACGCTCAAGCGCGACATCCGGTCTCGACCCGAGTTGAAACGCGGGACCGTCGTCGACAAACTCGGCGCGGCCCTGCCGACGCGCCGCCCCTACGACTCCGCCGTCGCCGACGGCTTCATCGCCGCCGGCGACTCGGCGGGCCACGTCAACCCCACCACCGGCGGCGGCATCCCCGGCGCCGCGAAGTCGGCCCACTGGGCGGCCAAACACGCCGTGCGCGCCATCTCCGAGGGCGACGTGAGCGAGTCGAACCTCTGGGAGTACAACCGCGACGTGATGACCGACTTCGGCAAGCGCTTCGCCGCCGTCGACCTCTACAACATCTGGGGGACGTCCCACGACGTGGACGAACTGGTGGAGATGGTGTCGTCGGTTCCCGGCCAGCAGTTGATGGACTCGCTCAGCAGCGGTTCCTCGGACATGAGTCTCGGACTCAAACTGGAGACGCTGGTGAAGACGTTCGGCCACTGGGACTCGCTGTACGAACTGTACCGCGTCAGAAAGCGCGCCGCCGAGATAACGCGTCAGTACAACGCCTACCCCTCCTCCCCGCGCGGGTTCGACGCGTGGCAGGAGGCGCGCGACAGGGTGATGGACGACCTCTACGACCTCATCGACGCCGACCCGAAGTACTGA
- a CDS encoding aldo/keto reductase, with protein MSEQSLTETDVPRANGMPMLGLGTWQNDDPEDCAKAVETALNMGYRHIDTAQAYDNEEHVGEGIENADVPREDVFLATKVWKANLGYDDLLSSTEESLDKLGVDSVDLLYIHWPAGEYDPEETFRALNELYDDGKIDRIGISNFEPEHIEEAVEHSAAPIFANQVELHPLFQQEEIRSACEEHDIEVVAYSPLARGNVFDDDVLSEIADDHGVSAAQVSLAWLREKGVTAIPKATGEDHIQDNWESLRVELDDEEIERIDEMDRNDRQVDPDFAPW; from the coding sequence ATGTCTGAGCAGTCTCTCACCGAAACGGACGTGCCACGAGCGAACGGAATGCCGATGCTCGGCCTCGGCACGTGGCAGAACGACGACCCGGAAGACTGCGCGAAGGCGGTCGAGACGGCCCTAAACATGGGGTACCGTCACATCGACACCGCCCAAGCCTACGACAACGAAGAACACGTCGGTGAGGGCATCGAGAACGCCGACGTGCCGCGAGAGGACGTCTTCCTCGCCACGAAGGTGTGGAAAGCGAACCTCGGGTACGACGACCTGCTCTCCTCGACGGAAGAGAGCCTCGACAAACTCGGCGTCGACTCCGTGGACCTGCTGTACATCCACTGGCCGGCCGGCGAGTACGACCCCGAGGAGACGTTCCGCGCGCTGAACGAACTGTACGACGACGGGAAGATAGACCGCATCGGAATCAGCAACTTCGAACCGGAGCACATCGAAGAGGCCGTCGAGCACTCCGCCGCCCCCATCTTCGCGAACCAGGTCGAACTGCACCCCCTCTTCCAGCAGGAGGAGATTCGGTCGGCCTGCGAGGAACACGACATCGAAGTCGTCGCGTACTCCCCGCTGGCCCGCGGGAACGTGTTCGACGACGACGTGCTCTCCGAGATAGCCGACGACCACGGCGTCAGCGCGGCGCAGGTGTCGCTGGCGTGGCTCCGCGAGAAGGGCGTCACCGCCATCCCGAAGGCCACCGGCGAGGACCACATCCAGGACAACTGGGAGTCGCTTCGCGTCGAACTCGACGACGAGGAGATAGAGCGCATCGACGAGATGGACCGGAACGACCGGCAGGTCGACCCCGACTTCGCCCCCTGGTAG
- a CDS encoding DUF7333 family protein — protein MEFNAAVTYGALVGLVVLGTVGLIAMGAMGTGTILMMVAPSMLVFGAVCLALGIKHGEYRACGAR, from the coding sequence ATGGAGTTCAACGCAGCGGTGACGTACGGTGCGCTGGTCGGTCTCGTCGTCCTCGGAACGGTCGGACTGATCGCGATGGGCGCGATGGGAACCGGCACGATACTGATGATGGTGGCGCCGTCGATGCTCGTCTTCGGCGCCGTCTGTCTCGCCCTCGGTATCAAACACGGCGAGTACCGCGCGTGCGGCGCCCGCTAG
- a CDS encoding DUF373 family protein: MTTLVLCVDRSNDIGRKAGLPTPVVGWEAVRSLVTEVGLADPEDSNVNCLLEALRVARDLRDEHEESVVAVVSGASETLVGADRSLAAQVDELVAEYDPDSTIVVVDSAGDERVVPVIESRLRVDSVDRVVVRQAHDIESTYYLLKQFLADEELRSTVLVPLGVTLLLMPLLLTRFSPAVALAGLASVLGAALLYKGLAVDKFLAESPDRVRDALYSGQVSVVTYVVGAGLTLVGSFLGALSATQHAGGDAGVTLVSSMLFVYYAVPWLALAALTASAGRLIDELIGAGGARRQYMNLPFGVVALGLVVRGFAGWFLQREGILEDALLLGWSLSARQRLALFIVGGIVVSIVGVRAAATMSESEAPEEAVEQ, translated from the coding sequence GTGACCACGCTCGTCCTCTGTGTGGACCGTTCGAACGACATCGGACGGAAGGCGGGCCTGCCCACGCCGGTCGTCGGCTGGGAGGCCGTCCGGTCGCTCGTCACCGAGGTGGGCCTCGCCGACCCGGAGGACTCGAACGTGAACTGCCTGCTCGAAGCCCTCCGCGTGGCGCGCGACCTGCGGGACGAACACGAGGAGTCGGTCGTGGCCGTCGTCTCCGGCGCCAGCGAGACCTTGGTGGGCGCGGACCGCTCGCTGGCCGCGCAGGTGGACGAACTCGTCGCGGAGTACGACCCCGACTCGACCATCGTCGTCGTCGACAGCGCCGGCGACGAACGGGTCGTTCCGGTCATCGAGAGCCGGCTCCGGGTGGACTCGGTCGACCGGGTGGTCGTCCGGCAGGCCCACGACATCGAGTCGACCTACTACCTCCTCAAACAGTTCCTCGCCGACGAGGAACTCCGCTCGACGGTTTTGGTCCCCCTCGGCGTCACCCTCCTGTTGATGCCGCTTCTCCTCACGCGCTTCTCCCCGGCCGTCGCGCTGGCCGGCCTCGCGTCGGTTTTGGGCGCGGCGCTCCTCTACAAGGGGTTGGCCGTCGACAAGTTCCTCGCGGAGTCGCCGGACCGCGTCCGCGACGCGCTGTACTCCGGGCAGGTGTCCGTCGTCACCTACGTCGTCGGCGCCGGTCTCACCCTCGTCGGCTCGTTTCTCGGCGCGCTCTCGGCGACCCAGCACGCCGGCGGCGACGCCGGCGTGACGCTCGTCTCCTCGATGCTGTTCGTCTACTACGCCGTCCCGTGGCTGGCGCTCGCGGCGCTCACCGCCAGCGCCGGGCGCCTCATCGACGAACTCATCGGCGCGGGCGGGGCGCGCCGGCAGTACATGAACCTCCCGTTCGGCGTCGTCGCCCTCGGACTCGTCGTCCGCGGCTTCGCCGGGTGGTTCCTCCAGCGCGAGGGAATCCTCGAGGACGCCCTCCTCCTGGGGTGGTCGCTGTCGGCGCGGCAGCGACTCGCGCTGTTCATCGTCGGCGGCATCGTCGTCAGCATCGTCGGCGTCCGGGCCGCGGCGACGATGAGCGAGAGCGAGGCGCCCGAAGAGGCGGTCGAACAGTGA